From a single Oreochromis niloticus isolate F11D_XX linkage group LG3, O_niloticus_UMD_NMBU, whole genome shotgun sequence genomic region:
- the LOC100697208 gene encoding GTPase IMAP family member 7-like yields the protein MDESARRIVVLGKTGAGKSSIANTLCGEPVFKVNHTPKSGTKECQSKFISISGKTVHFIDTPGFFDTDRSEEDMKSEILRCITECAPGPHVFLIVLKVEKYTEHEKGVIEKMSQYFSDETFRFTTIIFTHGDQLPEGMKIEEFVNASEALSNLIKKCGGRCHVIDNKYWTNKQGDEYRTNQYQVAELLKTIDNIIDANKGGYFTHEMLQKVKREIQQEEGCIKQSSPDFTEEETATKAKQSVVKNLLSKAVGVTTVDLLGAFLSGTIQLGKEDSTVGLVGVGVGVALGIAAAAKVAKNNAATSSNTVPAASAEPAAK from the exons ATGGACG AGTCAGCAAGAAGGATTGTGGTCCTGGGAAAAACTGGAGCTGGAAAGAGCAGTATTGCCAACACCCTGTGTGGGGAGCCTGTGTTTAAAGTAAATCATACTCCGAAATCTGGAACAAAGGAATGTCAATCAAAGTTCATATCTATCAGTGGAAAAACTGTCCACTTTATTGACACTCCTGGATTTTTTGACACAGACAGATCTGAGGAGGACATGAAGTCTGAAATATTGAGGTGTATCACAGAATGTGCTCCTGGTCCTCATGTTTTTCTCATTGTGCTTAAAGTGGAGAAATACACAGAGCATGAAAAAGGTGTAATAGAGAAAATGAGCCAATATTTCTCAGATGAAACATTTAGATTTACTACAATAATCTTTACTCACGGTGACCAGCTTCCTGAGGGAATGAAGATCGAAGAGTTTGTTAATGCAAGTGAAGCTCTAAGCAATCTGATCAAGAAGTGTGGGGGGCGCTGCCACGTCATTGATAATAAATACTGGACGAACAAACAGGGAGATGAATACAGGACCAACCAGTACCAAGTGGCAGAATTACTAAAAACCATTGACAACATTATTGATGCAAACAAAGGAGGTTACTTCACCCATGAGATGCTGCAAAAAGTGAAGAGAGAAATTCAACAAGAGGAAGGCTGCATCAAACAGTCATCTCCAGACTTTACAGAAGAGGAAACTGCAACAAAGGCAAAACAGTCTGTGGTTAAAAATCTGTTGTCAAAAGCTGTTGGAGTTACAACAGTGGATCTGTTAGGTGCATTCCTTAGTGGGACGATACAATTAGGGAAAGAAGACAGCACCGTAGGTTTAGTAGGAGTAGGAGTAGGAGTAGCATTGGGAATAGCAGCTGCAGCAAAAGTAGCTAAAAACAATGCAGCAACATCATCTAACACAGTTCCTGCTGCATCTGCAGAGCCAGCAGCCAAATAA